From the Gallaecimonas mangrovi genome, one window contains:
- the trmB gene encoding tRNA (guanine(46)-N(7))-methyltransferase TrmB, with protein MEAKAVVSNQAGLNEKLDEVVSRHLRHTFKKPYAEHSLAAFAELEQWLAKHSAKPLVLDSCCGVGESTAVLAQRHPEAVVVGVDKSAHRLGKHAHYASAQDNYLVLRADLNDLWRLLVEHGLKPSHHYLLYPNPWPKAAHLGRRWHGGPSFAALLALGGQLEVRSNWQLYVLEFARALQLAGIESQQAEVTLAPITPFERKYMQAGQPCWQLKADLNLA; from the coding sequence ATGGAAGCCAAAGCCGTTGTTAGTAACCAAGCAGGACTAAACGAAAAGCTCGACGAGGTGGTCTCACGCCACCTTCGTCATACCTTTAAAAAGCCCTATGCCGAGCATAGCCTGGCCGCTTTTGCTGAACTTGAGCAATGGCTTGCCAAGCACAGCGCAAAGCCGCTGGTGTTAGACAGCTGCTGCGGGGTTGGGGAAAGTACGGCGGTGCTGGCCCAGCGCCACCCGGAGGCGGTGGTAGTGGGGGTGGATAAGTCTGCTCATCGCTTAGGCAAACATGCCCATTATGCCTCGGCACAAGATAACTACTTGGTGTTAAGAGCCGACCTAAACGACTTGTGGCGGCTCCTGGTGGAGCACGGCCTTAAGCCCAGTCACCATTACTTGTTGTACCCCAACCCTTGGCCAAAAGCCGCCCATTTAGGCCGGCGCTGGCACGGCGGCCCGAGTTTTGCGGCGCTGTTGGCACTGGGTGGGCAATTAGAAGTGCGTTCCAATTGGCAGCTCTATGTATTGGAGTTTGCCAGAGCCTTGCAATTAGCTGGTATAGAAAGCCAGCAAGCCGAGGTGACCTTAGCACCTATTACCCCATTTGAGCGCAAGTATATGCAGGCAGGGCAGCCGTGCTGGCAGTTAAAAGCGGACCTTAACCTAGCGTAG
- the gluQRS gene encoding tRNA glutamyl-Q(34) synthetase GluQRS, which produces MASHYIGRFAPSPSGPLHLGSLVAALGSFLDARANNGRWLVRIEDIDPPREMPGADSAILRTLDAFGLHWDGEIRYQSQCHAAYDARLAALAARQQSYRCGCTRKQLKAQGLHSRKDCQTPPEGQPAALRFKNDAPVYRFTDRRLGAVEVGQTLAAEDFIIHRKDGLYAYQLAVVSDDIDQGVTHVVRGLDLLDATVWQLGLYNALGASHCHYLHLPLVLGDDGQKLSKQNHADPINDKAPLPALKQAMAYLGLKARDDSSVDALLSDAITQWSWLDDSQPAQA; this is translated from the coding sequence ATGGCCAGCCATTACATAGGGCGCTTTGCCCCTAGTCCTTCAGGGCCGTTACACCTGGGTTCATTGGTGGCGGCCCTTGGTTCTTTTTTGGACGCTAGAGCCAATAATGGCCGCTGGTTAGTCCGCATCGAAGATATCGACCCTCCCCGTGAAATGCCCGGTGCCGACAGTGCCATTTTGCGCACTTTGGACGCCTTTGGCCTCCATTGGGATGGAGAAATACGATATCAAAGCCAATGCCACGCTGCGTATGACGCGCGTTTGGCAGCATTGGCAGCGCGGCAACAAAGCTATCGCTGTGGCTGTACCCGTAAACAGCTTAAGGCCCAAGGGCTGCACAGCCGAAAAGATTGCCAAACGCCACCAGAGGGGCAACCGGCAGCGCTGCGTTTTAAAAATGACGCCCCGGTTTATCGGTTTACTGACCGCCGTCTCGGTGCTGTGGAAGTTGGCCAAACATTGGCCGCAGAAGATTTTATTATTCATCGCAAAGACGGCCTTTATGCGTATCAATTGGCCGTTGTCAGCGACGATATAGACCAAGGTGTTACCCATGTGGTGCGAGGCCTGGACTTGCTCGACGCAACCGTCTGGCAGCTCGGGCTTTATAATGCTTTGGGCGCGAGCCATTGCCATTATTTGCATTTACCACTGGTGTTGGGGGATGACGGACAAAAACTGTCAAAGCAGAATCATGCTGACCCCATAAATGATAAAGCGCCACTGCCTGCCCTTAAGCAAGCCATGGCGTATTTGGGGCTTAAAGCGCGAGATGACAGCTCCGTTGATGCCTTATTATCCGACGCCATCACACAATGGTCATGGCTGGATGATTCTCAACCGGCGCAAGCTTAG
- the pcnB gene encoding polynucleotide adenylyltransferase PcnB yields MISRVIDFCRRVVGGKEQQITSVIARDNHNISRKAISDNALKVLYRLNKAGYQAYLVGGGVRDLLLGLKPKDFDIVTNATPDEIKKLFRNCRLVGRRFRLAHILFGREVIEVATFRGSLTDNPDAARSDEGMLLRDNAYSDSVEEDALRRDFSINALYYNIADYSIIDFAGGMQAIENRRIELIGDPATRYREDPVRMLRAVRFATKLDMDIAPATAAPIQELASLLDDIPAARLFEESLKLFMAGHGLDNFRMLCDYGLFQRLFPSLTPFLSDQRASRFIQLALENTDYRVRNDMKSTPAYLFAALLWPVLDIRAQDILLESGLPSNDAYQIAMNEVLDEQCRHIAIPRRFTTTIREIWTLQTRLDKRAGRRAERLFEHPRFRAAYDFLEMRGEVEGKEIKALAEWWKEYQNVEGAERQRLVAGIFDSKGAKRRKPRKRKPRRKPNNEQ; encoded by the coding sequence ATTATTTCCCGAGTTATAGATTTCTGCCGTCGCGTGGTCGGTGGTAAAGAACAACAAATCACCAGCGTCATCGCCAGGGATAACCACAATATTAGCCGCAAAGCGATCAGCGATAATGCGCTAAAAGTGTTGTATCGATTGAACAAGGCGGGTTACCAGGCCTATTTGGTTGGTGGCGGTGTGCGCGACTTGCTTTTGGGCCTCAAACCCAAAGACTTCGATATTGTTACCAACGCCACTCCTGACGAAATCAAGAAGTTGTTTCGCAACTGCCGCCTGGTTGGCCGCCGGTTCCGTCTTGCCCATATTCTTTTTGGTCGCGAAGTCATCGAAGTGGCAACCTTTAGGGGCAGCTTAACTGACAACCCCGACGCCGCTCGCTCCGACGAAGGCATGTTGCTGCGCGATAATGCTTATTCCGATTCAGTCGAAGAAGACGCCCTGCGCCGCGATTTTTCTATCAATGCCCTTTATTACAACATTGCCGACTACAGCATCATTGATTTTGCTGGTGGCATGCAGGCGATAGAAAACCGCCGTATTGAACTGATTGGCGACCCGGCCACCCGCTACCGTGAAGACCCGGTGCGGATGCTGCGCGCCGTACGTTTTGCTACCAAGCTCGATATGGACATTGCCCCCGCCACGGCCGCGCCTATCCAAGAGCTGGCATCCCTGCTGGATGACATTCCGGCAGCACGCCTTTTTGAAGAAAGCCTCAAGCTCTTTATGGCAGGCCATGGCCTGGATAATTTTCGCATGCTGTGCGACTACGGCTTGTTCCAACGTCTCTTCCCCAGCCTAACGCCCTTTTTAAGTGACCAAAGGGCCAGCCGTTTTATACAACTGGCCCTGGAAAACACCGACTATCGGGTGCGTAACGACATGAAGAGCACCCCGGCATACCTGTTTGCAGCGCTGCTGTGGCCGGTGCTGGATATACGCGCGCAAGACATTTTGCTCGAATCGGGCCTGCCCAGTAATGACGCTTACCAAATCGCCATGAACGAAGTCTTGGACGAGCAGTGCCGCCATATCGCGATCCCACGACGTTTTACCACCACTATTCGCGAAATTTGGACCCTGCAAACCCGCCTTGATAAACGTGCCGGCCGCCGGGCTGAGCGCTTGTTTGAGCATCCGCGGTTTCGCGCCGCTTATGACTTTTTAGAAATGCGCGGTGAGGTTGAAGGCAAAGAAATTAAAGCCTTGGCCGAATGGTGGAAGGAATATCAAAACGTTGAAGGTGCTGAGAGGCAACGCTTGGTAGCGGGCATTTTTGACAGTAAAGGTGCCAAACGGCGTAAACCTCGCAAACGCAAGCCGCGCCGCAAACCCAACAATGAGCAATAA
- the panD gene encoding aspartate 1-decarboxylase, whose amino-acid sequence MQRVMLQGKLHQARVTHSVLEYEGSCAIDQDLLDAAGILEYEEIQIYNIDNGERFTTYAISGERGSKVISVNGAAARRADKGDRIIICAFVRLDAEEVQKHKPSLVYLDAENNIVRTSKAIPVQVA is encoded by the coding sequence ATGCAAAGAGTCATGCTGCAAGGCAAACTGCACCAAGCCCGAGTTACTCACTCTGTCTTGGAATATGAAGGTTCCTGTGCCATTGACCAGGATCTTCTTGATGCTGCCGGCATTCTGGAATACGAAGAAATCCAAATCTACAACATCGACAACGGTGAGCGCTTTACCACCTACGCCATTAGTGGCGAACGTGGTTCTAAAGTCATTTCTGTTAACGGTGCTGCAGCGCGCCGAGCCGACAAGGGCGATCGTATTATTATTTGCGCCTTTGTTCGTCTGGACGCGGAAGAAGTGCAAAAGCACAAGCCCAGCCTGGTTTACCTGGATGCAGAAAACAACATCGTGCGCACCAGCAAAGCCATACCCGTGCAGGTAGCTTGA
- the folK gene encoding 2-amino-4-hydroxy-6-hydroxymethyldihydropteridine diphosphokinase: MSNKAYIGLGANLTSPARQLWQALHHLAALPETRLLASSSFYRSAPMGPQDQPDYVNAVALIDTALAPLALLDALQAIENQQGRIRTRHWGERTLDLDLLLYGQITLDLPRLKVPHYGLKDRNFVIQPLFELSPELVLPDGKALVDLACTTNDLVKVAPPLCDCRTLR, encoded by the coding sequence ATGAGCAATAAGGCCTATATCGGGCTGGGCGCCAACCTTACCAGCCCAGCCCGCCAACTCTGGCAGGCACTGCACCACCTTGCCGCCCTGCCAGAGACTCGCCTTCTCGCCAGTTCCAGCTTTTATCGCAGCGCCCCCATGGGCCCGCAAGACCAACCCGATTACGTTAATGCGGTAGCGCTAATTGATACTGCGCTTGCGCCTTTGGCCCTACTGGATGCTTTGCAAGCCATAGAGAACCAGCAAGGCCGCATCAGAACGCGGCACTGGGGCGAGCGCACCCTGGATTTAGACTTGCTGCTTTACGGGCAAATTACCCTCGATTTGCCGCGCCTTAAGGTGCCGCATTATGGCTTAAAAGATCGCAATTTTGTGATCCAGCCCCTATTTGAGCTCTCCCCTGAACTGGTACTACCAGATGGCAAAGCCTTGGTAGATCTGGCCTGCACTACAAATGACCTCGTCAAGGTGGCACCACCACTTTGCGACTGCCGAACCTTGCGTTAG
- a CDS encoding ABC transporter ATP-binding protein gives MSASSIALDISNLKKTYKGGTQALRGIDLQVTQGDFFALLGPNGAGKSTTIGILSSLVNKSEGKVTIFGHDLDRDPVSAKSSLGLVPQEFNFNQFETVLQVVVNQAGYYGVPRAKALVKAEQLLKELDLWGKKDARTRELSGGMKRRLMIARALVHEPKLLILDEPTAGVDIEIRRSMWRYLRQLNEEGLTIILTTHYLEEAEMLCRNIAIIDHGRIVENTTMKGLLGKLNTETFILDLVEGGAVPTLQGFESRMLEGNSLEVQVAKEAGLNPLFAQLTAQGVEVLSMRNKSNRLEELFVTLVENGRNGGQA, from the coding sequence ATGTCAGCAAGTTCCATTGCGCTGGATATCAGCAATCTTAAAAAAACCTATAAAGGCGGTACCCAAGCCCTAAGAGGGATTGACTTGCAAGTCACCCAGGGTGACTTTTTTGCCCTGTTGGGCCCTAACGGTGCCGGTAAATCCACCACCATTGGCATTTTGTCGTCACTGGTGAATAAGAGTGAAGGCAAGGTCACTATCTTTGGCCACGACCTAGACCGTGACCCGGTTTCCGCAAAAAGTTCCCTGGGGCTGGTGCCACAAGAATTTAACTTCAATCAGTTTGAAACCGTGCTGCAAGTGGTGGTTAACCAAGCGGGCTATTACGGTGTGCCGCGTGCAAAGGCCCTGGTTAAAGCTGAACAACTGCTAAAAGAGCTGGATCTGTGGGGCAAAAAAGACGCCCGTACTCGCGAGCTTTCGGGTGGGATGAAGCGCCGGCTGATGATTGCGCGGGCATTGGTGCACGAGCCGAAACTGCTTATTCTCGATGAGCCTACCGCCGGGGTGGATATCGAAATTCGCCGCTCAATGTGGCGCTATTTACGTCAACTTAATGAGGAAGGGTTAACCATTATTTTAACCACCCATTACCTTGAAGAGGCTGAGATGCTGTGCCGCAACATCGCCATCATCGACCACGGCCGTATTGTCGAAAACACCACCATGAAAGGCCTGCTGGGTAAGCTTAATACCGAAACCTTTATTCTCGACCTGGTAGAAGGCGGTGCAGTACCGACGCTGCAAGGTTTTGAGTCCAGAATGCTGGAAGGAAACAGCCTGGAAGTACAAGTGGCGAAAGAGGCGGGCCTTAACCCACTTTTTGCCCAGCTGACCGCGCAGGGGGTTGAGGTGCTGAGCATGCGGAATAAATCCAACCGCTTGGAAGAGCTTTTTGTCACCCTGGTTGAAAACGGTCGTAATGGAGGTCAGGCATGA
- the dksA gene encoding RNA polymerase-binding protein DksA encodes MAEVKKKSSLGVLAIAGVEPYQEKPGEEYMNEDQLAHFRKILEAWRRQLREEVDRTVTHMKDEAANFADPADRASQEEEFSLELRTRDRERKLIKKIEKTLQIIEEGEYGFCESCGIEIGIRRLEARPTAELCIDCKTLAEIREKQMAG; translated from the coding sequence ATGGCTGAAGTCAAAAAGAAAAGCTCCTTGGGGGTTCTGGCTATTGCCGGCGTGGAGCCTTATCAAGAGAAGCCAGGCGAAGAGTACATGAACGAGGATCAACTTGCGCATTTTCGCAAAATCCTCGAAGCATGGCGTCGCCAGCTCAGGGAAGAAGTGGATCGTACCGTGACCCATATGAAGGATGAAGCAGCCAACTTTGCTGATCCTGCTGACCGTGCGTCACAAGAAGAAGAATTCAGTCTGGAGCTGCGCACCCGTGACCGCGAGCGCAAACTCATTAAGAAGATTGAAAAGACCTTGCAGATCATCGAAGAAGGCGAATACGGCTTCTGCGAGTCTTGCGGCATTGAGATTGGTATTCGCCGTCTTGAAGCTCGCCCGACCGCTGAGCTGTGTATTGACTGCAAAACTCTTGCTGAGATCCGCGAGAAGCAAATGGCTGGCTAA
- a CDS encoding ABC transporter permease: MNSRNRVALNSIVYKEINRFMRIWVQTLVPPAITMTLYFIIFGSLIGSRVGQMGGYNYMEFIVPGLIMMSVITNSYSNVASSFFSAKFQRFIEEMLVAPIPNSIIIFGFVAGGMARGLLVGAIVTVVSLFFAHIHIQHPLVVIVTVILTSLLFSLGGLLNALFAKSFDDISIVPTFVLTPLTYLGGVFYSISLLPGFWQALSHVNPILYMVNAFRYGFLGSSDIALWQAFTVLVVMIVAMYFLALHLIRKGVGLRH, encoded by the coding sequence ATGAATAGCCGTAACCGTGTTGCCTTAAACTCCATCGTGTATAAAGAAATCAACCGCTTTATGCGCATTTGGGTACAAACGCTGGTGCCACCGGCCATTACCATGACCCTGTACTTTATTATTTTCGGTAGCCTTATCGGCAGCCGGGTAGGGCAGATGGGCGGTTATAACTATATGGAGTTTATCGTGCCCGGCCTTATTATGATGTCGGTAATAACCAACTCCTATTCGAATGTTGCATCGAGCTTTTTCTCGGCTAAATTTCAGCGCTTTATTGAAGAAATGCTGGTGGCACCTATTCCCAATAGCATCATCATTTTCGGCTTTGTGGCCGGCGGTATGGCTCGGGGCCTGTTAGTCGGTGCCATTGTGACAGTGGTGTCGCTGTTCTTTGCCCATATTCATATTCAGCACCCGTTGGTGGTGATTGTCACCGTTATTCTAACGTCGTTGTTGTTTAGTCTTGGTGGGCTCCTCAACGCCTTATTCGCAAAAAGCTTTGACGATATCTCTATCGTGCCGACCTTTGTGCTGACACCGCTGACTTATCTTGGCGGGGTTTTTTACTCGATTAGCTTACTGCCCGGCTTTTGGCAGGCACTTAGCCATGTGAACCCGATTTTATACATGGTAAATGCCTTTCGTTATGGCTTTCTTGGCAGTTCTGATATCGCCCTTTGGCAAGCGTTTACGGTACTGGTGGTGATGATTGTGGCCATGTATTTCTTGGCACTACATCTTATTCGTAAAGGCGTGGGGCTGCGTCACTGA
- the panC gene encoding pantoate--beta-alanine ligase: MRTVHSVKDLRAQVKAWHQKGEKVALVPTMGNLHEGHLTLVREAKQQADRVVVSIFVNPMQFGANEDLSAYPRTPEEDSRALFDEGVDLLFMPPPEALYPHGMEGHTKVEVPGISDLYCGQTRPGHFRGVTTVVCKLFNLVQPDVACFGMKDYQQLAVIRRMVEDLAMPIEIRGVATVRAESGLALSSRNGYLIAEQRQQAPALYATLQAMGEALAQGNTDFAALIEQGKSRLEQAGFKPDYLHILNADTLAPATKNDQEVVLLAAAYIGKARLIDNLLVNLQA; this comes from the coding sequence ATGCGCACCGTGCATTCCGTAAAAGATCTGCGTGCCCAGGTAAAGGCCTGGCACCAGAAGGGCGAAAAAGTCGCTCTGGTCCCAACCATGGGTAACCTTCACGAAGGCCACCTGACCCTGGTCAGGGAAGCAAAACAGCAAGCAGACCGTGTGGTTGTTTCTATTTTTGTAAACCCCATGCAGTTTGGTGCTAACGAAGACCTAAGCGCCTACCCGCGCACCCCGGAAGAAGATTCCCGGGCCTTGTTTGATGAAGGGGTCGATTTGCTGTTTATGCCGCCCCCCGAAGCGCTCTACCCGCATGGCATGGAAGGCCACACCAAAGTTGAAGTCCCTGGCATTTCCGATCTGTACTGTGGTCAAACCCGGCCTGGGCATTTTCGTGGCGTGACCACGGTAGTGTGTAAGCTATTTAACTTGGTTCAGCCGGATGTTGCCTGTTTTGGCATGAAAGACTATCAGCAGCTGGCCGTTATTCGGCGCATGGTTGAAGACTTAGCCATGCCGATTGAGATCCGCGGCGTTGCGACGGTTCGCGCAGAAAGCGGCTTGGCGCTGAGTTCACGTAACGGCTACCTTATTGCTGAGCAGCGGCAACAAGCCCCGGCCCTTTATGCCACCTTGCAAGCAATGGGCGAAGCCTTAGCGCAAGGGAACACCGATTTTGCTGCGCTCATTGAGCAAGGCAAAAGCCGCCTGGAACAGGCTGGCTTTAAACCCGACTACCTCCACATTCTGAATGCCGATACTCTGGCACCGGCAACCAAGAACGATCAGGAAGTCGTGTTATTGGCGGCAGCTTACATTGGTAAAGCGCGCCTGATAGACAACCTGCTTGTGAATTTGCAGGCCTGA
- the panB gene encoding 3-methyl-2-oxobutanoate hydroxymethyltransferase produces the protein MSKVNEAALKKRISISTLHKMKQRGEKFATLTAYDASFAKLFDDHGVSMLLIGDSLGNVVQGLDDTLAVTVDDIAYHTRCVRAATQGALIVADLPFMSYATHEKACENAATLMRAGAQMVKLEGGEWICDTIRSLVQRSVPVCAHIGLMPQSVHLMGGYKVQGKSDEDAQRILREAKAVEAAGAQLLVIECVSQKVAKAVTEALSIPVIGIGAGPDTDGQILVMHDLFGISAGHIPKFSKNFLTETGNMQQAVARYVSDVAEGHFPAAEHSFE, from the coding sequence ATGAGCAAGGTCAATGAAGCCGCGCTGAAAAAACGCATCAGCATTTCTACTCTGCATAAAATGAAACAGCGTGGTGAAAAATTCGCCACCCTTACCGCTTACGACGCCAGTTTTGCCAAGCTTTTTGACGACCATGGGGTGTCAATGCTGTTGATTGGCGATTCGCTGGGTAATGTGGTTCAAGGGCTCGACGATACCTTGGCCGTAACGGTTGACGATATTGCCTACCATACCCGTTGCGTCAGAGCCGCCACCCAAGGCGCCCTTATCGTCGCTGACTTGCCCTTTATGAGCTACGCCACCCACGAAAAGGCCTGTGAAAACGCTGCCACCCTGATGCGCGCTGGCGCACAGATGGTGAAATTAGAAGGCGGCGAATGGATTTGCGACACCATCCGCAGCTTGGTGCAACGTAGTGTGCCGGTCTGTGCCCACATTGGCCTGATGCCACAATCAGTGCACCTGATGGGTGGCTACAAGGTACAAGGCAAATCCGACGAAGACGCCCAGCGCATTCTGCGTGAAGCTAAAGCGGTAGAAGCCGCTGGCGCACAACTACTGGTTATCGAATGCGTCAGCCAAAAAGTGGCCAAGGCCGTTACCGAGGCGCTCAGCATTCCGGTTATCGGCATTGGCGCTGGCCCTGACACCGACGGCCAAATATTGGTAATGCATGACCTTTTTGGGATTAGTGCTGGCCATATCCCTAAGTTTTCTAAGAATTTCTTAACCGAGACAGGTAACATGCAACAAGCGGTTGCTCGTTATGTCTCTGACGTGGCCGAAGGACATTTTCCGGCGGCCGAGCATTCGTTTGAGTGA
- a CDS encoding EAL domain-containing protein — MTPLRSWQSLRTRLLLTMISLALVGALLGIWLEQRADMTVVKQLTQEKSALVASLVHNASDVSEGILTQDFRELVAKHQLTRLLVIRQGRAVQSSDAALQGMSVDALAAKVWLPDPANWHKHRAVYGASQAFFVYPQDNGKVSLMMWFDTLPSNALQLQNRLRLLVFAFVLCLLGCSVFYWLYRRMMMKPLDDILDVLQRRIGGERTLRVPAMTTYELGQLGRLLNQTMDSEDAALNALNESHQQTLEQQSRFVRIFKSLPDLVTISHFDDGRIVDVNENWVKTIGWQKEEAVGKTASELGLWLMFKDREVLLSKMQNNLFHCERVHFQTRWGERIDAEASGCLFEEQGQAFLLMSFRDISDRLRREHDLHLLAQVVEVSLDGVMITDAQQSILAVNSAFCAITGFSADDVVGKTPRVLSSGYQDKTFYQTMWKQLYDIGCWQGEIWNKRKSGEIYPQWLNIRSVKDNVGQVLHYVAVFSDITDRKAAEARIAFLAYHDPLTGLPNRTRLVERCDEAIVAAARRQQQLAMIYLDLDRFKSINDSLGHDVGDALLKEVVKRLHPLCGDDDVLSRQGGDEFLLLLPNVADRRQVETLVHSILAVMSEPFVVKGHRLWISTSIGVSFYPADGDSTDQLLRRADTALYHAKDSGRASCSYFSQHMDKNLAERLRIESALKDAIGSTQLQLYYQPQIEIDTGRLVGAEALLRWESPDLGAVSPGRFIPLAEETGLIIPLGAWALTEACRELAIWRELGFDGLMAVNISVKQILRADFFTLLESALAESNIPPNSLELELTESLMMDNVEATLEVVQKLKSLDVRLSIDDFGTGYSSLSYLKRFAVDCLKIDQSFIRGLGNDNQQARSLISAIVNMAHNLELQVVAEGVETAEQLAILEAEKVDIAQGYYLGKPQPAEQFRALLQRHSKGRWANL; from the coding sequence ATGACACCTCTGCGTTCCTGGCAATCCCTACGTACGCGTTTACTGCTAACCATGATATCGCTGGCGTTAGTTGGCGCCTTACTCGGTATTTGGCTTGAACAGCGAGCTGATATGACGGTGGTAAAGCAGCTAACCCAAGAAAAATCGGCCTTAGTGGCGTCTTTGGTACATAACGCCAGTGATGTCAGCGAAGGTATTTTGACGCAAGATTTTCGCGAGCTGGTGGCCAAACATCAGCTCACCCGGCTGTTAGTTATTCGCCAAGGACGTGCGGTGCAAAGTAGCGATGCGGCCTTACAGGGCATGTCCGTTGATGCACTGGCAGCCAAAGTGTGGCTTCCTGACCCCGCTAATTGGCATAAACACCGTGCCGTTTATGGTGCCAGCCAAGCGTTTTTTGTTTATCCGCAGGATAACGGCAAGGTGTCACTGATGATGTGGTTTGACACCCTGCCGTCAAACGCCCTGCAACTGCAAAACCGTCTGCGGCTACTGGTGTTTGCCTTTGTCTTGTGTTTGCTGGGCTGTTCTGTTTTTTATTGGCTTTATCGGCGCATGATGATGAAGCCGCTAGACGATATTCTTGACGTGCTACAGCGCCGTATTGGCGGCGAGCGTACGCTTCGTGTTCCCGCCATGACCACCTATGAACTGGGCCAGTTAGGGCGTTTACTTAACCAAACCATGGACAGTGAAGATGCTGCTTTAAATGCACTGAACGAAAGCCACCAGCAAACCTTGGAACAGCAGTCGCGCTTTGTGCGTATCTTTAAGTCGCTACCTGACTTGGTCACCATCAGTCACTTCGACGATGGCCGCATTGTTGATGTTAATGAAAACTGGGTAAAAACCATTGGCTGGCAAAAGGAAGAAGCGGTAGGTAAAACCGCCAGTGAATTGGGGCTTTGGTTGATGTTTAAAGACCGAGAAGTGCTCCTTAGCAAGATGCAAAATAACCTTTTTCACTGTGAACGGGTGCATTTTCAAACCCGCTGGGGAGAGCGTATTGACGCTGAGGCCTCGGGGTGTTTGTTTGAGGAACAAGGCCAAGCCTTTTTACTGATGTCGTTTCGGGATATCAGCGATAGGCTGCGGCGGGAGCACGATTTGCACCTACTGGCACAAGTGGTGGAAGTCAGCCTTGACGGTGTGATGATAACCGACGCCCAGCAGTCTATCTTGGCGGTTAACAGCGCCTTTTGTGCCATTACCGGTTTTAGTGCCGATGATGTGGTCGGTAAAACCCCCCGGGTTTTAAGTTCGGGCTACCAAGATAAAACCTTTTATCAAACCATGTGGAAGCAGCTTTATGACATCGGCTGCTGGCAAGGGGAGATTTGGAATAAACGTAAAAGCGGCGAAATTTATCCGCAGTGGTTAAATATTCGCAGCGTCAAAGACAATGTCGGCCAAGTGTTGCATTACGTCGCGGTTTTTTCTGATATCACCGACCGAAAAGCTGCCGAGGCTCGCATTGCCTTTTTGGCCTATCACGACCCGCTAACGGGGTTACCTAATCGTACCAGGTTGGTGGAGCGCTGCGATGAAGCCATTGTGGCGGCTGCCCGTCGCCAGCAGCAGCTGGCAATGATTTACTTGGATTTAGACCGCTTTAAATCGATTAACGACAGCCTTGGCCACGATGTTGGCGACGCTTTGCTAAAAGAAGTGGTTAAGCGTTTGCACCCGCTTTGTGGTGATGACGATGTATTGTCTCGCCAGGGCGGCGACGAATTTCTGCTATTGCTGCCAAATGTTGCAGACCGCCGCCAGGTTGAAACGTTAGTGCACAGTATCCTGGCCGTGATGAGCGAGCCTTTTGTGGTGAAAGGGCACCGACTTTGGATAAGTACATCCATCGGTGTGTCTTTCTATCCCGCCGACGGAGACAGTACAGACCAGCTGCTTCGCCGCGCTGATACGGCGCTTTATCATGCCAAAGATAGCGGCCGAGCTTCCTGTAGCTATTTTTCTCAACACATGGACAAAAATCTGGCGGAGCGCCTACGCATCGAGTCGGCCTTAAAAGACGCCATCGGTTCGACTCAGCTCCAACTGTATTACCAACCGCAAATCGAGATTGACACTGGACGTTTAGTTGGGGCAGAGGCGCTGTTACGTTGGGAAAGTCCGGATTTAGGCGCGGTTTCTCCGGGCCGCTTTATCCCGCTGGCCGAAGAAACGGGCCTTATTATTCCGCTCGGGGCTTGGGCGCTAACCGAAGCCTGCCGTGAACTGGCGATATGGCGAGAACTCGGATTTGATGGCTTGATGGCGGTGAATATTTCGGTGAAACAAATCCTAAGAGCCGACTTTTTCACTTTACTGGAGTCGGCGCTGGCAGAAAGCAACATCCCCCCTAATAGCCTGGAGCTGGAACTCACCGAAAGCTTGATGATGGACAACGTGGAAGCCACCTTAGAGGTGGTGCAAAAACTGAAAAGCCTGGATGTGCGCCTTTCCATTGATGATTTTGGTACTGGCTATTCCAGTCTAAGTTATTTAAAACGCTTTGCCGTCGATTGTTTGAAAATCGATCAGAGCTTTATTCGCGGGCTGGGCAACGACAACCAACAGGCAAGATCGCTTATCAGCGCCATCGTCAACATGGCCCATAACCTGGAATTACAGGTGGTGGCTGAAGGGGTTGAAACCGCCGAACAGCTCGCCATTTTGGAAGCAGAAAAGGTTGATATTGCGCAGGGGTACTATTTAGGGAAACCGCAGCCAGCAGAGCAGTTTCGCGCTTTATTACAGCGCCATAGCAAAGGCCGCTGGGCGAATCTTTGA